The Artemia franciscana chromosome 2, ASM3288406v1, whole genome shotgun sequence genome segment AATTACTTTCAGACAGATCAAAATACATAATCTAATCtagaaattcttttttcaggATGTCTTTGCTAGCAAATATGCCCTCAAGTTTCAGCGAAGTCGCTGCCTCCATTCCTCCAGTCGCCTTGACTCCTTACAGCGGCCCATTAGTTGATACAACGGTTACTGACATCAAAACAACAACCAAGGACAATAAAGGAATAATCATTGGTGACGGAGGCCCTGACCTTGCCCTTGTCCCCTACGcacttaaaatattattttctgttgGACTAATAACCATCGTTACTGTAGTAACTGTGATTGTAACTGTGACGAcgacaaacattttctttttggcttctGTTAACATAGCCCCGATATTCTTTCCGGGGGCGAAAAATTACAAACctaggaagaagaagaagcctAAGCGGCCCTACCCAGAAATTATATATGAA includes the following:
- the LOC136034163 gene encoding uncharacterized protein LOC136034163, with the protein product MSLLANMPSSFSEVAASIPPVALTPYSGPLVDTTVTDIKTTTKDNKGIIIGDGGPDLALVPYALKILFSVGLITIVTVVTVIVTVTTTNIFFLASVNIAPIFFPGAKNYKPRKKKKPKRPYPEIIYEGPYYDYDGHEEDEEKDEVGKLEKYEPKVVEKVYGKATRRMLKRETLVHN